DNA sequence from the Cellulophaga sp. HaHaR_3_176 genome:
TGCACTTGCAGAAACCTTTAGATTATTTTAAAAAAAATAAAAGATCTCTTTTTTAATTGAGATTAAAAACTAAAAAACACAAAGATGGCAAAAGATATTAAATTTGATATAGATGCACGCGATGGCCTTAAAAGAGGTGTTGATGCTCTTGCAAATGCAGTAAAAGTTACCTTAGGACCAAAAGGTAGAAACGTAATTATTAGCAAATCTTTCGGAGCTCCTGTAGTTACTAAAGATGGTGTTAGTGTTGCAAAAGAAATTGAATTAGTTGATCCTCTTGAGAACATGGGTGCTCAAATGGTTAAAGAAGTTGCTTCTAAAACTAATGATTTAGCTGGTGATGGAACTACAACTGCTACAGTTTTAGCACAAGCTATTGTAAAAGAAGGTTTAAAGAATGTTGCTGCGGGTGCAAACCCAATGGACTTGAAAAGAGGTATCGACAAAGCTGTTGAAGCAATTGTTGCTGATTTAGCTAAACAAGCTAAAAAAGTTGGTGATTCTTCTGACAAGATAAAACAAGTTGCTTCTATCTCTGCTAATAATGATGAAACTATAGGTGAATTAATCGCTCAGGCTTTCGGAAAAGTTGGTAAAGAAGGTGTAATTACTGTTGAAGAAGCTAAAGGAACCGATACTTATGTTGATGTTGTTGAAGGTATGCAGTTTGACAGAGGTTACCTTTCTCCTTACTTTGTTACAGATTCTGAAAAAATGGTTTCTGAATTAGAGAATCCTTATATTTTGCTTTTTGATAAGAAGATTTCTACAATGAAAGACATTCTTCCTGTTTTAGAGCCAGTTGCTCAATCAGGTAAGCCACTTTTAATTATTGCTGAAGATGTTGATGGTGAAGCATTAGCTACATTAGTAGTAAATAAATTAAGAGGTTCTTTAAAAATCGCAGCTGTTAAAGCTCCTGGTTTTGGAGATAGAAGAAAAGCAATGTTAGAAGACATCGCTATTTTAACTGGTGGTACTGTAATTTCAGAAGAAAGAGGTTTCAACTTAGAAAATGCTTCTTTAGATTTATTAGGTACTTGTGAAAAAATATCTATCGATAAAGACAACACTACTATTGTAAATGGTACTGGTGTTGCTAAAGATATTAAAGCAAGAGTTAACCAAATAAAAGCTCAAATCGAATCTACTACATCTGATTACGATAAAGAAAAGCTACAAGAGCGTTTAGCTAAACTTTCTGGTGGTGTTGCTGTACTTTATGTAGGTGCCGCTTCTGAAGTAGAAATGAAAGAGAAAAAAGATAGAGTTGACGATGCATTACACGCAACTAGAGCTGCTGTTGAAGAAGGTATTGTAGCTGGTGGTGGCGTTGCTCTTGTTCGTGCTAAAATTGTTTTAGCTAACTTAAAAGCTGAAAATGCTGATGAAGAAACAGGAATGCAAATTGTAGCTAGAGCTATTGAAGCTCCATTACGTACAATTGTTGAAAACGCTGGTGGCGAGGGATCTGTTGTTGTTTCTAAGGTATTAGAAGGTAAAGGTGATTTTGGTTACGATGCTAAAGCTGAAGTATACACAGACATGATGAAAGCTGGTATTATTGATCCTAAAAAGGTTACTAGAGTTGCATTAGAAAATGCTGCTTCTGTTGCTGGCATGATCTTAACTACAGAATGTGCCTTAATTGACATTAAAGAAGATGCTCCTGCAGGCCCACCAATGGGTGGCGGTATGCCAGGAATGATGTAGTTACAAAACGCTACAGG
Encoded proteins:
- the groL gene encoding chaperonin GroEL (60 kDa chaperone family; promotes refolding of misfolded polypeptides especially under stressful conditions; forms two stacked rings of heptamers to form a barrel-shaped 14mer; ends can be capped by GroES; misfolded proteins enter the barrel where they are refolded when GroES binds), translating into MAKDIKFDIDARDGLKRGVDALANAVKVTLGPKGRNVIISKSFGAPVVTKDGVSVAKEIELVDPLENMGAQMVKEVASKTNDLAGDGTTTATVLAQAIVKEGLKNVAAGANPMDLKRGIDKAVEAIVADLAKQAKKVGDSSDKIKQVASISANNDETIGELIAQAFGKVGKEGVITVEEAKGTDTYVDVVEGMQFDRGYLSPYFVTDSEKMVSELENPYILLFDKKISTMKDILPVLEPVAQSGKPLLIIAEDVDGEALATLVVNKLRGSLKIAAVKAPGFGDRRKAMLEDIAILTGGTVISEERGFNLENASLDLLGTCEKISIDKDNTTIVNGTGVAKDIKARVNQIKAQIESTTSDYDKEKLQERLAKLSGGVAVLYVGAASEVEMKEKKDRVDDALHATRAAVEEGIVAGGGVALVRAKIVLANLKAENADEETGMQIVARAIEAPLRTIVENAGGEGSVVVSKVLEGKGDFGYDAKAEVYTDMMKAGIIDPKKVTRVALENAASVAGMILTTECALIDIKEDAPAGPPMGGGMPGMM